A window of the Hordeum vulgare subsp. vulgare chromosome 5H, MorexV3_pseudomolecules_assembly, whole genome shotgun sequence genome harbors these coding sequences:
- the LOC123396502 gene encoding uncharacterized protein LOC123396502: MAHGAASGAAARAGRGSPGTWRRVRRAAREAAAHALLLCFTTLLALRLDGVFFSRSWWVLFVPLWLFHAVVARYRFSLPAPSLLQNYQRIPCHSIVATPLLVAFELLLCIYLEGQGEPFLDLKLVFLPLLALEIITLVDNFRMFGALMPGHGETITDEEIWDRLPHFWVAISMVFLLAATSLMLLKLCGDAVTLGWWDLFINFWISQCFAFLVCIRWSNPMDIGGPVLIIPIVISQVLLCMRLEGTPSHAQFIPVRAIFSPILLLQVVAVLFAAWRFFERLVIKLQDGIVSERYISVSSKIDELFMMVQYGSRLITWSIDEDSKEEQAHLCYTNNIGYSTFCSYPPEMVKEMPKKVLVKEVQRLQLALGEQSKMAKLSQQQCERLKNERILCRICFERDIGIVLLPCRHHVLCEPCSDKCQSCPICRVPIESKLSVNDAVNSDEPSSDIV; this comes from the exons ATGGCACATGGAGCAGCATCAGGCGCCGCCGCGCGGGCGGGCAGGGGCTCGCCGGGGACGTGGAGGCGGGTGCGGAGGGCGgcgcgggaggcggcggcgcacgCGCTGCTGCTCTGCTTCACCACCCTCCTCGCCCTCAGGCTCGACGGCGTCTTCTTCTCCCGCTCCTGGTG GGTGCTTTTCGTTCCTCTCTGGTTGTTCCATGCTGTCGTTGCTCGGTATAGATTCTCATTGCCTGCTCCTTCGTTGCTTCAAAATTATCAG CGTATTCCATGCCATTCCATTGTTGCCACGCCCTTGCTAGTTGCGTTTGAACTGCTTCTCTGTATCTACCTGGAAG GTCAGGGTGAACCTTTTCTAgatttaaagcttgttttccTTCCACTCCTGGCCTTGGAAATTATTACATTAGTTGACAATTTCAG GATGTTTGGTGCTCTAATGCCTGGACATGGGGAAAcaatcactgatgaagagatatggGATAGGCTTCCT CACTTCTGGGTTGCAATTTCCATGGTGTTTCTACTAGCAGCTACTTCACTCATGCTTCTTAAGCTATGCG GTGATGCAGTTACTCTGGGATGGTGGGATTTATTCATTAACTTTTG GATTTCCCAGTGCTTTGCTTTTCTTGTCTGCATAAGGTGGTCCAATCCAATG GATATTGGTGGCCCTGTACTGATAATTCCTATCGTAATTTCTCAAGTTCTCCTATGTATGCGCTTAGAG GGTACTCCATCTCATGCACAGTTTATCCCAGTTCGAGCTATTTTCTCACCTATACTTTTGCTCCAAGTGGTTGCTGTATTGTTTGCCGCTTGGAGATTCTTTGAAAGGCTTGTTATTAAATTACAAGATGGAATTGTTAGTGAAAGATATATTTCTGTCTCATCAAAGATTGATGAGTTGTTTATGATGGTACAATATGGTTCAAG GCTCATTACGTGGTCTATTGACGAAGATAGCAAAGAGGAACAAGCACATTTATGCTATACAAATAACATTGG GTACAGTACATTTTGCAGTTACCCCCCCGAGATGGTAAAAGAGATGCCGAAAAAAGTTCTTGTCAAAGAG GTGCAGAGACTTCAGTTAGCATTGGGAGAGCAGAGCAAAATGGCAAAGCTTAGCCAACAGCAGTGTGAGAGGCTAAAGAAT GAACGTATCTTGTGTCGTATTTGCTTTGAGAGGGACATCGGCATTGTTTTGCTTCCATGCCGCCATCATGTTCTATGCGA ACCCTGCTCTGACAAGTGCCAATCATGCCCGATTTGTCGAGTGCCTATCGAGAGCAAGTTATCCGTTAACGATGCAGTGAATTCAGATGAGCCATCAAGCGACATCGTCTAG